A DNA window from Pseudodesulfovibrio thermohalotolerans contains the following coding sequences:
- the dnaX gene encoding DNA polymerase III subunit gamma/tau, protein MSTANLTAKYRPQTFEEVAGQQAIKSILSRAAAQDRIAPAYLFSGTRGVGKTTIARIFAKALNCVNAPTGEPCNECDHCRQITAGVAPDVIEIDGASNRGIDDARRLKEDIGYAPIECRYKVFIIDEAHMLTKEAFNALLKTLEEPPPRATFIMATTEHHKFPATIISRCQHYTFKMLPQAELTAHLEKIMNLEGLKFEPGALSIIAKRGAGSVRDSMSLLGQALAMDEDVLREADVRSFLGLAGQDVFFGLMESMHDRDLVAVGQVLRQVLDQGLDLGFFLRELTSCWRNMFLLRQAGEAALPLLGMSGEEAAGWLGWANKFEPAHIHACWQMTLDGQRKVMTSLEPALALELLLLNLTSLPDLINLETMGARSGGVPRPPASGVGGQGGPAQGGPGGSMQGGRGDMPQGGRQFAPPQPVQQPPRRQSAPPQPVQTQAAPSPRAPRPAHDAREPHKSGAVPPKNASSPRPDPEPEPAGPSEATPLSEPSTQAVTPASIPGPRDWDGFLKFVEARNGEAGVRVSMLHLTQGEREKNALKIVCKTRTMCSQLKEKSTLAALDGLTREYFGPTVEVRVETGDIAEPKSDKQLMEEAENHPGVIRVMEAFNAQMLSVSHRKH, encoded by the coding sequence ATGAGCACAGCGAATCTCACGGCCAAGTATCGTCCCCAGACCTTTGAGGAAGTTGCCGGACAGCAGGCGATCAAATCCATCCTTTCCCGGGCGGCTGCCCAGGACAGGATCGCGCCCGCCTATCTTTTTTCCGGGACGCGGGGCGTGGGCAAGACCACCATCGCCCGCATCTTCGCCAAGGCGCTCAACTGCGTGAACGCGCCTACGGGTGAACCGTGCAACGAATGCGATCATTGCAGGCAGATCACCGCCGGTGTGGCTCCGGACGTCATCGAGATCGACGGCGCGTCCAACCGGGGAATCGACGACGCCCGCCGCCTTAAGGAGGACATCGGGTACGCGCCCATCGAATGCCGCTACAAAGTGTTCATCATCGATGAAGCGCACATGCTCACCAAGGAGGCGTTCAACGCCCTCCTGAAGACGCTGGAGGAGCCGCCGCCGCGCGCCACCTTCATCATGGCCACCACCGAGCATCACAAGTTCCCGGCCACGATCATCAGTCGCTGCCAGCACTATACGTTCAAGATGCTGCCCCAGGCCGAACTGACGGCGCATCTGGAAAAGATCATGAATCTCGAAGGGCTCAAGTTCGAGCCCGGTGCGCTTTCCATCATTGCCAAACGCGGTGCGGGCAGTGTGCGCGATTCCATGTCCCTGCTCGGTCAGGCCCTGGCGATGGATGAGGACGTACTCCGTGAGGCGGATGTGCGCAGTTTTCTCGGCCTGGCTGGCCAGGACGTTTTCTTCGGACTCATGGAGTCCATGCATGACCGCGATCTGGTGGCCGTGGGCCAGGTCTTGCGACAGGTCCTGGATCAGGGACTCGACCTTGGATTCTTCCTGCGCGAACTGACCAGTTGCTGGCGGAACATGTTTCTGCTCCGGCAGGCGGGGGAGGCGGCGTTGCCTCTTCTCGGCATGTCCGGCGAGGAAGCGGCCGGATGGCTCGGCTGGGCCAACAAATTCGAGCCCGCCCACATTCATGCCTGTTGGCAGATGACTCTGGACGGCCAGCGCAAGGTCATGACCAGCCTGGAGCCCGCCTTGGCCCTGGAGCTGCTGTTGCTCAACCTGACCAGCCTGCCGGACCTCATCAATCTGGAAACCATGGGAGCCCGCTCCGGCGGCGTGCCCAGGCCTCCCGCATCCGGTGTGGGCGGGCAGGGTGGCCCGGCGCAGGGCGGTCCCGGCGGTTCCATGCAGGGCGGACGGGGCGATATGCCCCAGGGCGGTCGGCAGTTCGCTCCGCCGCAGCCGGTCCAACAGCCTCCCCGGCGGCAATCGGCTCCGCCGCAGCCCGTTCAGACCCAGGCCGCGCCTTCGCCCCGAGCACCCCGACCGGCGCATGACGCGCGTGAACCGCATAAGTCCGGCGCGGTCCCGCCGAAGAACGCTTCGTCTCCTCGGCCCGACCCGGAACCCGAGCCCGCAGGCCCATCCGAGGCTACCCCGCTGTCCGAGCCCTCGACGCAGGCCGTGACGCCCGCGTCTATCCCCGGTCCGCGCGACTGGGACGGGTTTCTTAAATTCGTGGAGGCGCGCAACGGAGAGGCCGGAGTCAGGGTCTCCATGCTCCATCTTACTCAGGGCGAGCGGGAAAAGAATGCTTTGAAGATCGTCTGTAAAACCAGGACGATGTGTTCTCAACTCAAGGAGAAGTCCACTCTGGCCGCCCTTGACGGCCTGACCAGGGAATATTTCGGTCCAACGGTTGAGGTTCGTGTGGAAACAGGCGATATTGCCGAGCCGAAATCGGATAAGCAGCTTATGGAAGAGGCGGAAAATCATCCTGGCGTTATTAGGGTCATGGAGGCCTTCAATGCCCAGATGCTTTCTGTAAGTCATAGAAAACACTAA
- a CDS encoding branched-chain amino acid transaminase: MVQKSETIWFDGKQVPWDEANVHVLTHALHYGTAVFEGIRAYECGDGSSEVFRLREHMVRLVNSAKILGLKMPYTADELTDATIETLKRNKLAGAYVRPLVFVGEGAMGVSPGENPIQTIIAAWPWGAYLGEDALEKGIKVKVSSFSRHHVNVMMTKAKSAGNYVNSVLAKTEALADGYDEAIMLDTTGHVSEGSGENIFMVLNDIIYTPHTDGVLGGLTRDSLIALAGDLGYEVREEPITRDMLYTADEVFFTGTAAELTPISSVDCREIGSGHAGPVAKLLQTEFFNIVKGENPDYEHWLHRYQV, from the coding sequence ATGGTTCAAAAATCCGAAACCATTTGGTTCGACGGCAAACAGGTTCCCTGGGACGAGGCCAACGTTCACGTCCTTACCCACGCCCTGCATTACGGTACCGCCGTGTTCGAGGGCATTCGCGCATACGAGTGCGGCGATGGCTCCTCCGAGGTGTTCCGCCTGCGGGAACACATGGTCCGCCTTGTCAATTCCGCGAAGATTCTCGGCCTGAAGATGCCGTATACCGCGGACGAGCTGACCGACGCCACCATCGAGACCCTCAAGCGCAACAAGCTGGCCGGAGCCTATGTCCGTCCTCTGGTCTTCGTCGGCGAGGGCGCCATGGGCGTCAGTCCCGGCGAGAACCCCATCCAGACCATCATCGCCGCCTGGCCGTGGGGCGCGTACCTCGGCGAGGACGCCCTGGAAAAGGGCATCAAGGTCAAGGTCAGTTCCTTCAGCCGTCATCACGTCAATGTCATGATGACCAAAGCCAAGTCCGCCGGCAACTACGTCAACTCCGTGCTGGCCAAGACCGAGGCCCTGGCCGACGGGTATGACGAGGCTATCATGCTCGACACCACCGGCCATGTCTCCGAAGGTTCCGGCGAGAACATTTTCATGGTCCTCAACGACATCATCTACACCCCGCACACCGACGGCGTGCTGGGCGGCCTGACCCGCGACTCCCTCATTGCCCTGGCCGGTGACCTCGGCTACGAGGTTCGCGAGGAACCCATCACCCGCGACATGCTTTACACTGCGGACGAGGTCTTCTTCACCGGCACCGCCGCCGAGTTGACCCCCATCAGCTCCGTGGATTGCCGTGAGATCGGCTCCGGCCATGCCGGTCCTGTCGCCAAGCTGCTCCAGACCGAGTTCTTCAATATCGTCAAGGGCGAAAATCCGGACTACGAGCACTGGCTGCATCGCTACCAGGTTTAA